attcctctctgggctcttactgtcctcaaagggattttgaacagtgggttggttatcctctgtcaattgttccttatttggccttttgctcttttgagcagtgttattcagtgtcttcccactcctcagttgaactgcttgacattcctctgttatctgtttagatatttgctatttttcttgattcaactgcagttctatattcttgttagcaactttagtttcatggagcatctctttaaattctgctaactgttctgtcatcaggagcaattgttgattaagctcaatcatctgttcttgaggattagggtcagtgactactgtcatgacttcctcttttggagagaactcattgctagagtacaaatattgatttctagcaacagtgtctataagctcttgagcttcttcaattgtcttcctcatgtggatagatccaccagctgagtggtctaaagacatctgagctttttctgtaagcccatagtagaagatgtctaactgtacccactctgaaaacatttcagaggggcattttcttagcatacctctatacctctcccaggcattataaagggattcattatcctcttgtttaaagccttggatgtccagccttagctgtgtcatcctctttggagggtaaaagtgattcaggaatttgtctgataactgtttccatgtctttatgcttgctataggttggttattcaaccaccttttagcttgatcttttacagcaaatggaaacagtaatagtctgtagacatcctgatccacctctttatcatgtactgtgtcagcaatttgtaagaactgtgccagaaactcagtaggctcttcctgtggaagatcggaatactggcaattttgctgcactatgataatgagttgaggatttagctcaaagctgcttgctttgatgggaggtgtacagatgctactcccatatgcagctgtaatggggttagcatatgaccccagagtccttctggactgatcaatcccacttaggtccataatggataaagggaaatgatatggattgcaaatagataaattttgtttttttttttgagttaaacgaaaaaaataaaataaaaaaagaagataaaataaaaattcgaaaattaaaaagaaaataagatcaaagcaaattgagaactgaatcaattagtcaattaaaaagattttgaagatagcaattaaaaagatatgattgaaaaatttttatgaaaaagatttgatttttgaaatgaggaaagagaaaaacaacaatatgacaccaaacttaaaatttttagaaaatcaaacactaatttttcgaaaattttaagggaaaaacacaaagaggacaccaaacttagaatttttacggatcaaaaagggactaaggacatgcaaattcgaaaattaaaagaaaaacaaaagcatgcaattgacaccaaacttaaaatatgaaactagactcaactaaaagactctaaaccaacaaaaataaaacagtcctaatctaagcaacaagataagccgtcagttgtccaaactcgaacaatccccggcaacggcgccaaaaacttggtgcacgaaattgcaatcacacttttgcaatcccgcacaactaaccagcaagtgcactgggtcgtccaagtaataccttacgtgagtaagggtcgatcccacggagattgtcggattgaagcaagctatggttatcttgtaaatcttagtcaggatatcagaaattatcaggattgatagtgaaaagtaaaagaacatgaaataagtacttgttttgcagtaatggggaatagattgaggttttggagatgctccatcttctgaatctctgctttcctactgtcttcttcttcaagcacgcaaggctccttccatggcaagctgtatgcaagggtttcaccgttgtcagtggctacctcccatcctctcagtggaaatgttcaacgcaccctgtcacggcacggctatccatctgtcagttctcaatcaggccggaatagaatccagtgattcttttgcgtctgtcactaacgccccgccttcaggagtttgaagctcatcacaatcattcagtcattgaatcctactcagaataccacagacaaggtttagaccttccggattctcttgaatgccgccatcagttctagcttataccacgaagattccggttaaagaatccaagagatatctacttaatctaaggtagaacggaggtggttgtcaggcacacgttcatagttgagaatgatgatgattgtcacggatcatcacattcatccgatttaagaacaagtgatatcttagaatggaagcaaacatgattgaatgaaaaacagtagtaattgcattaatccatcaagacacagcagagctcctcacccccaaccatggggtttagagactcatgccgtggagaGTACCcaaagaaatgtgtaaagtgtcatgaggtacagatacaatgtcaaaagatcctattaatagtgagctagtaacctagggtatacagaaatgagtaaatgacgtaaaaatccactcctgggtccacttagtgtgtgcttgggctgagcattgaagctttcatgtgtagagactaattctggagttaaacgccagctttcatgccagtttgggcgtttaactccaatttttatgccagttccagcgttaaacgctggaatttctgaggctgttttgccacgccggtttgggccatcaaatctcgggcaaagtatgaactattatatgttgctggaaagcccaggatgtctactttccaatgccgttgagagcgcgccaattgggcttctgtatctccagaaaatccacttcgagtgcagggaggtcagaatccaacagcatctgcagtccttttcagtctctgaatcagatttttgctcaggaccctcaatttcagccagaaaatacctgaaatcacagaaaaacacacaaactcatagtaaagtccagaaaagtgaattttaactaaaaactaataaaaatatactaaaaactaactagatcatactaaaaacatactaaaaacaatgccaaaaagcgtataaattatccgctcatcaggtacaTAACAATTTATCAATAATAATACCTCATTAGCTTTCCTTTTCTCAAATCATCATCAACATACCACTCCACCAACCCACTCTAGTTATTCTATCCACAGTACATTACAAACCTAAGTCACCGTCTCTAAACTCATAAAATAAAATACCCTTTTTAATCCACCCAATACACTCTCGCTCGTCCCAAAGCCTAAACACTAGTTAGGGAATCTTAAATAAGTGTTTCAGAGGTTTAAAAGACTAGAGGAATAgttgaaaactcaaaaatataattttttgcaaAACAGAGTTGTCATACGTACGCATGCCTTCTGCGTACGCATGGATGTTGAAATTGCATGTGCCGTGTACGCGAGCATTTAAACAGAATGGCCAGCCCGCATCGCGTGCACCTACCGCGTATGCGAGATTTTCAAAAATGCCAATGTCGCGTACGTAAGTCAGTGCCGCATACGCAAGAGTATTGGGTAGCGCCCTATACTCACATCATGTGACACTGCCGCGTACGCATGCATACCAGATTCAGAAAAGCTGTTTTGTTGCAGAAAACTTAATTTTTTGACCAAATTtcaaacgcgcataacttttttgttaaaaattatttctatCCATTTTTCGAATGTCATAAACTAAACAAACCCAATTTCATTAAAAACTGGTTTCACAAAATTTGAGGATCTGGAAACCAAGTTATGCCCCATCGAAGTTGGTTAAATAGATTTTTAGTAAAATCCTCTAGTTTCCAAAACTCTCAAACCAAGTCAATATTTACCATACCAATCTCAATACTATACACTTTTACACATATCAATTACTCctcaattatttttcaatcatccAAACCTAATTTACCATACTTCTCAAATAAATCACCCTTATCCTCTATTATCAACTACCTTCACATTCTTACCTCTTCAATCATCatccaaattcaaaaattataatcAATCATCACCAAAAATCAGAATTTACCATTCATTCTATAGCCTCATAACAAATCTTAATCATATACATCAATTTCATTCACATGCTCATATCAAACCTCCATTCCACTAGTCACACACATTCTATTAACCAAAGCATGCAATTCAGACCCATCTTAAAGGCTACTAGCATAAATTTCGCATAATATTACATATTACCTAAagaaaaccgaaatcataccttagccgatttttccCAAGCTTTCAAACAAGCCACCAAACCAAGTCAACAAGTTCTAGCTATCAAAGCTTAATTCCAAGTACTCCAATTTGCCAATTCAAACTCCAATCAATATGAATTCAAACTAATTTCAAGCAATATACTCAACATCAACACTAAGGTTCATAAAATCAACAAACTACAAGGGTTTAGAGTTTTCTCACCTTACCTACTGGTACCTGGGGTAAAACCCAACAATCACCCAAGCTAGATtatacctaaacaaccaaaatcatgaaAATCTCAATTTCTCCAAAACCAAAATTTGAATTTGTGTTAGGACAGAAAACTGGAGCAAGGGATTCGAGTTACTCATCACTTTGTTTAGATAAAATTAAAGAGCTCGGCAagatgaacgcgtggccacaaatagtgcggcgatcggagccttggatcaaaagttatgatcccaggaagaagaagatgaataatgACAAAAAGGGTTTCACTCTCTTCTTCACAATCTCAGCATGCCTCTCTCCCTCAATGTAAATAATGTGGCTGGAATGCCTCATGATCAAGCTTATGAACTGTGGGATTGTGCCCAACTTGGGCCTAGTTGAGTGTTTGGATCGTTTTGGTCTAACTTCgagccaaaatctttaaaataagtGCTTGGTTTCTAttctaattagtttttattttctcaaattataaaaatttaatttcttaattttatttacccattaattgaatttttaaccTATTCcggataatttaattatatttattttattttaattaaacggCTAATTAATTTTCTGATTCTTATAGCTTTAACCTTTTTGGTCCTCTATGGAATGATATCCTGGATGAGTGGATCAGAATATAACATCCAATCAACCTGTTGAGATACCAAAAAATATGATATACACAAAGAAACATGATATAAGATTCAAATGTAAGTTCAAATATTACTTACATTGTAAATACTGATGCCATTGAGGATACGTTTTTACTGTCGAAGCCTTGTCTCTACTCTGTCGTTAAGTGGTTCCAACCCCACCCACCTATAATATCACGAGTATTTAgaaatcatataattataaacaCTAACTTAAGAAATAACAAAGCGAGACACACAAGGCAAGAGTACCTTTCGATCAGCATAAATTGGCGCTGGTCAAAACCATCGGGTTGACACAAAGGTATATGATGATATGCCTAAGAGAGAAATAATCCACAACATCCATCCACGTTCTGCTGTCTATAATCTGCGGCACAGCACATTTGGCGATACAGCCACGCCAGTGCAGCTGAACTAACCTCTCACATCAGTTAAGGTCCTCCAATAGAGGCAGTCACCTCATGTGAACGCGAGAGTCAAACGTGCCTGGAAACAAAATGTCTCCAATGATTTGCATGATGTGTCTTCTTGTCTACTGCAGCAGGCGCTCCTCTGTTAGCTGGGCCTCTAATTGCCCACAAATAATATCACGAAACCATGTGAGATTGAAATCTACTTGCTCAGTGACTGTCTGTCATTGGGTCCCGGTACAACACTTAACAGTTGCTGATAGAGGTCCTCAATAAAACATTCCTTATAGAACTTCTCCCATCCACCGATGCAGCCGCTAACTGGATCTCCATCCATGTTGAGTCCCAATTGATACGCCAAGTCCAACAAGATGATAGTCATCTCCCTACAGGACAGGTGAAAAGTATGACACTTAGGATGCCATCTCTCGATCAAAGCAGAGACCAGTGTCCAGTCATGGTCTCACTCTAATATATATGCCACATGCTCAAATCCAACGCATCTAAGGTGTGTCCTGGTTTTCTTGGGTAGACGCGGCGTAGTAAATTCTTTGTCATACACAAGATTCAGAGACCtaaacgaaaaaaaattaatgaggCAGATAAAATGGAGGACACAAGtaataataagataaattttaaacatataaaaaacataaattataaGGTATACCACTCAACCAAGTCTACTAGCAATATGGTCAAACCAATCTTGTCTATAAAGAGTATCCTTGTAGCCTAACATGTTTTGTGCCATCAAACTACactataataaaaatagattagaataaactaatttaaaattaactaactttttatccaacatattaaaaataaatccaaatacctatcatatataatttaattctaaactataattaattcaaataaaatactaATCTAAATAAAATTTTACATTAACTAACATCTATTAATCTCCTAGCTACCACAACTACATAATCGTTTAACATTATCTAATATAACATGGCTTTAAGTTAAATATACCACTATTTATTTTATCTAACAATAGAAtactatttttataataattacttTCACATGGAATTCATTCtaactaaataaatatattaacattataatataataaagaataaattaactttaaaaggaataaaagaacaaaaTTACTTAGAGTTGACAAATTATAAAGATAAGAAAGTCGAAAAGAGTCAAAGTAAAAAGTAAGAGAGGATAAAAGTGAAGAACGgagaataaaaagtaaaaagtaaaaattgaaGAAAGACCACAGATTTATATATTTAGACGAACTTGATCAAAGTTCACCAAAGAGTACGATaaattttatgaattatataaAGCTTACCAAAAAATATGGCGAACCTTGTAAAAAAAACGAGGTTTGTTGAGAAGAATGACAAACTTGTTCcagatactaaaaaaaattaaatataaaaaaataaagtgagatttatttttatttgaaaataaaataatttttattttattccagaAAAAATCAAAATCTAACTTTGCACTTTAGCCAGTGAAATgcaatatttttatttcaaattttctctTCATACATAGTGTTCACCATATAAAATAGAGACTGTATTGTATAGACATTTATCTTCCAATATccacatcaacaacaacaaattaaatTCTTATCTCATTCTATAAGTAAATCTGTTACATGTCTATCTTATATTTCatccatttttttaattaaatattctgtgaattttttttacatatcCAAAGCATtcataatgtaaaaaatattatatatatatatataattcatattAATAATTACATTAAATTAGTATTCAATATACCTTTAGctataatcaattttaatttcttaatttaaattttaaattttaaatatttgaatcaCCAATCGAAATAAaaccaattaaaaaattaattaactgtCAACAcggataattaaaataaacaattattCAGTAATTAATAATactatttaaattaatctttataTTAACAAATAGGAGGacatgtaaatataaaattctaccaattttatctttaaaaacaCACACACTGCACACTGAACCCTTCTGAACCTCCGTTTCTGTATATATAGCCCTCGAACATTGGTTGTATGAACAGTCAATTAGATAGCTTTAACTAGAAGCTAAACCGAAATTCATAAtgtaagatattatatatatcatCAATGCATTATATACAATTGCATTTTATTACAATTTTATCTCTTTAATAGAAATATACAATTAATAAAAAACAACATCTTGTTTGCCCTCCCTCCCATTATAATATAGAAAAAGTCTAGGGCCaacaattttattgatttttggccagcatgtaaccagcagagaaaggtgagccaTTAGATGAAGTCTCATactaatttcacaccattaaattatcattgatggctatttaatggctaccaatcacaaaagttgctggccctagcattgctcttataTATATTTACAATTTCGGATGCATCTATATATAGGTAGTTCTATGGACACTTGCGTTTGCCACCATGGGTGGTTTGGGCGTAATAGCAAGGGCAGGTTTCATAGTTTCCAGAAGTGCCTGGTGGTACGCAGTTACATCTTTGACAGCATGTGTTGCACGATCTCTTGCATAGATTTGGATGCGATGATTTGCTGCATCTAAAATCACATTTCCCTTTGCAATCTGATTAAATTCATcatcaatttaattattattaactttATCTCTTGcatatatatatgcatatttCGTATTTAACTAATAATTCAATTCGTACCTATCTTTGGACCGGGAACAGCCCCCTCCACTGTTGGTACCTCCTGTATAACACGAAACATATgatcatatatataatatgaaattAACTTCATGTTATTGTATAGAAAAAAATCAATGAATGTTTAATACCGATTTATCAGCGGCGTCGACGCTAAGTTGGAGGAGGAGAAAGGATAGAATAAGGGAAGCAGCTAGAAGCTTAGAGAGGGCCATggcttatttttattatatatagtaAGTATATTGCCAAATTAAATAAGagttcgaataataaataaataaattattgataAGTGCGTGGAATGAAGAAACGACAAGAACCCATTGTATTTATACTAAAAGAGAGAAGGCCATAAACCGAAGGGAAGTGTTTTACGAACCTATCATTTTGGATATGCTCCATTTTTTTCTCTCTGTTTCTTgttttcccttctctctcttctt
This region of Arachis hypogaea cultivar Tifrunner chromosome 8, arahy.Tifrunner.gnm2.J5K5, whole genome shotgun sequence genomic DNA includes:
- the LOC112705645 gene encoding gibberellin-regulated protein 11 produces the protein MALSKLLAASLILSFLLLQLSVDAADKSEVPTVEGAVPGPKIDCKGKCDFRCSKSSHPNLCKRSCNTCCQRCNCVPPGTSGNYETCPCYYAQTTHGGKRKCP